From Pseudomonas sp. G.S.17, the proteins below share one genomic window:
- a CDS encoding LysR substrate-binding domain-containing protein — MARSLAPLYALRAFEAAARHSSFTRAAEELSITQSAVSRHIRTLEEHFACRLFQRKGRNLQLTEAARTLLPGVRDGFSALERACSTLLSDEGVLRMKAPPTLTMRWLLARLSRFRHLQVGNEVQLTSAWVEIDVVDFSQEPFDCAVLLSRGHFPADWEAIYLFPELLIPVGAPSLLEELPWDVERLAAAELLHPTPDRRDWRTWLERTGLSAQVSLKGGQVFDTLELGMIAAARGYGVSMGDLLMVAEDVAHGRMSLPWRTAVHSGEDYYLVWPRTRPGTERLRRLGDFLQSEVQAMELPDVKILR, encoded by the coding sequence ATGGCTCGTAGTCTCGCTCCTCTCTATGCGCTTCGTGCATTCGAAGCGGCCGCTCGACACAGCTCGTTCACCCGCGCGGCGGAAGAGTTATCCATTACTCAAAGTGCGGTCAGCCGGCACATTCGCACCCTGGAAGAGCATTTCGCCTGCCGATTGTTTCAACGCAAGGGTCGCAACCTGCAACTCACCGAAGCGGCGCGCACTTTGCTGCCCGGCGTGCGGGACGGTTTTTCGGCGCTGGAAAGGGCGTGCAGCACGTTGTTGAGCGACGAAGGCGTGCTGCGCATGAAAGCCCCGCCGACCTTGACCATGCGCTGGCTGCTGGCGCGGCTCAGCCGTTTTCGCCATTTACAGGTTGGCAACGAAGTGCAGCTGACCAGCGCCTGGGTGGAAATCGACGTGGTGGATTTCAGCCAGGAACCCTTTGATTGCGCGGTCCTGCTCAGTCGCGGGCATTTTCCGGCGGATTGGGAAGCGATTTACCTATTCCCTGAACTGCTGATCCCGGTCGGCGCACCGAGCTTGCTCGAAGAGCTGCCGTGGGACGTCGAGCGCCTGGCCGCCGCCGAACTGCTGCACCCGACGCCGGATCGTCGCGACTGGCGCACCTGGCTGGAACGCACCGGTTTGTCGGCGCAGGTCTCACTCAAAGGCGGCCAGGTCTTCGATACGCTGGAGCTGGGCATGATCGCCGCCGCCCGCGGTTATGGGGTGTCGATGGGCGATTTGCTGATGGTCGCCGAGGACGTGGCGCACGGTCGGATGAGCCTGCCGTGGCGCACCGCAGTGCACAGCGGCGAGGATTATTATCTGGTCTGGCCGCGTACGAGGCCCGGAACAGAGCGGTTGCGGCGACTGGGCGACTTTCTGCAAAGCGAAGTCCAGGCCATGGAGTTGCCGGACGTGAAAATTCTCAGGTAA
- a CDS encoding NorM family multidrug efflux MATE transporter, producing the protein MQQPAIKELWIILRLAGPLIASQMAHMLMVFTDTVMMGQLGPEALAGGGLGAASYNFISFFCVGVMAAVGTLVAIRHGAGDNKGAAQLVQAGVWLAWGMALIAMLMLWNLEPILRQFGQTEANVHMAGQFLITLPLALPGLLTFMALRGFTSALGRAGPVMAISLGGAAANFGLNYAFIHGLFGLPHLGLMGIGLVTAIVTNAMALILALHIRQHPAYAPYPILQGFWQLSRSHLKELWRLGLPIGGTYAVEVGLFTFAAFCMGAMGSTQMAAHQIALQTVSMAFMIPVGISYAVTMRIGQHYGAGNLLLARTAGRAGIVFGGSVMLAFGVLFWLAPHSIIGLFLDINDPAFADIVDLAVKLLAIAAWFEILDGTQTIAMGAIRGFKDAKTTFLIGLASYWLVAAPAAWILGFYMNQGAVGVWWGLALGLLCSALALTYAFERKTSRLLRREAGAAVVA; encoded by the coding sequence ATGCAACAACCTGCCATTAAAGAACTCTGGATCATCCTGCGCCTGGCCGGGCCTTTGATCGCTTCGCAGATGGCGCACATGTTGATGGTGTTCACCGACACCGTGATGATGGGCCAGCTCGGTCCCGAAGCGCTGGCGGGTGGCGGATTGGGCGCGGCCAGTTACAACTTCATTTCGTTTTTCTGCGTGGGCGTCATGGCGGCGGTCGGCACGCTGGTGGCAATCCGGCATGGCGCGGGCGACAACAAAGGCGCGGCCCAACTGGTTCAAGCCGGGGTCTGGCTGGCCTGGGGCATGGCCTTGATCGCGATGCTGATGCTGTGGAATCTGGAGCCGATCCTTCGCCAGTTCGGCCAGACCGAAGCCAACGTCCACATGGCCGGTCAATTCCTGATCACCTTGCCATTGGCGCTGCCGGGTTTGCTGACTTTCATGGCACTGCGCGGCTTCACCAGTGCGCTGGGTCGAGCCGGTCCGGTCATGGCCATCAGCCTGGGCGGCGCCGCCGCCAACTTCGGCCTCAACTACGCCTTTATTCATGGCCTGTTCGGGCTGCCACATCTGGGTTTGATGGGCATAGGGTTGGTCACGGCGATTGTGACCAACGCCATGGCGCTGATCCTCGCGCTGCACATTCGCCAGCACCCGGCTTACGCGCCTTATCCAATTCTTCAGGGTTTCTGGCAGCTGTCGCGCAGTCACCTCAAAGAGTTGTGGCGTCTGGGCCTGCCCATCGGCGGCACCTACGCGGTGGAAGTCGGGTTGTTCACCTTTGCGGCGTTCTGCATGGGCGCGATGGGCAGCACGCAGATGGCAGCGCACCAGATCGCGCTGCAAACGGTGTCCATGGCGTTCATGATTCCCGTGGGGATTTCCTACGCCGTGACCATGCGCATTGGTCAGCATTACGGCGCGGGCAATCTGTTGCTGGCGCGGACCGCCGGGCGTGCGGGCATTGTTTTCGGTGGCAGCGTGATGCTGGCGTTCGGCGTGCTGTTCTGGCTGGCGCCGCATTCGATCATTGGGCTGTTCCTGGACATCAACGACCCGGCGTTCGCCGATATTGTCGATCTGGCGGTAAAACTGCTGGCGATTGCCGCCTGGTTCGAAATCCTTGATGGCACGCAAACCATCGCCATGGGCGCCATTCGCGGCTTCAAGGATGCCAAGACCACCTTCCTGATCGGGCTGGCCAGCTATTGGCTGGTGGCGGCACCTGCGGCGTGGATTCTGGGTTTCTATATGAATCAGGGCGCAGTTGGCGTGTGGTGGGGCCTGGCGCTCGGCTTGCTGTGTTCGGCGCTGGCGCTGACCTACGCGTTCGAGCGCAAGACTTCGCGGTTATTGCGGCGCGAAGCGGGTGCGGCAGTGGTGGCTTGA